GGTGATGCGCGGATGCGGGCGGCTGTGGGAGGTGCTCTTCGTTGACGACGGTTCGTCCGACGGCTCGCTGGACATCCTGCGCGAGATCGGCGCCGGCGCGCGCGGCGCGGTGCGGGTGATCGAACTCGCGCGCAACTTCGGCCAGCACTCGGCGATCCTGGCCGGTTTTCGCCAGAGTCGCGGCGACGTCGTGGTCACGCTCGACGCCGACCTGCAGAACCCGCCCGAGGAAATACCGCGCCTGCTCGCGGCGATCGACGCCGGGGCCGACGTGGTCGGCGGATGGCGCGAGGAGCGCCGCGACCACGCCTACCGGCGCTACGCTTCACGCCTGCACAACCGGCTGACCTCGATGATCGTGGGCGTGCCGATGCATGACTACGGATGCATGCTGCGCGCCTACCGCAGGCACATCGTGGACACGGTCGTCGCCTGCGACGAGAAGGCGGCGTTCGTTCCCGCGCTCGCCAACTCCTTCGCCAAGCGCGTGGTGGAAATTCCGGTCGGGCACGATGAGCGCCAGGGCGGGCAATCCAAGTACAACCTTTTCCGGCTCGCGCACCTGAGCCTCAACCTGGTGACCGGGTTTTCGCTGATGCCGATCCAGGCGGTGAGCTTGGCGGGGCTGCTGGTCTTTGTGCTCGACACCCTGTTCGCGTTCCTGCTCGTCGCACATCGAATCCTTTACGGGCCGCAGGAAGAGGGCGCGCTGTGGACGCTGTTCGCGGTTGCCTTCTTCGTGCTCGGCTTCATCCTGCTGTCGATCGGGCTTATCGGCGAGTACATCGGGCGCATCTATATCGAGGTGCGCAAGCGCCCGACCTATATCGTGCGCGCGGTGCACGGCGACGAGCCCGAGCCGGCGGCGCGCCGCTGACGTGACTTCTGACGCCGCTCAGTCCGCAGACTCGATCCGCACCGTGCGCTGCGTGCTCTTCGCCTATCACGAGATGGGCTACGAGTGC
The sequence above is drawn from the Candidatus Binataceae bacterium genome and encodes:
- a CDS encoding glycosyltransferase, with the translated sequence MSSAEKITPIIKPQAEPPGALVSVVIPVFNEAANLRALWARLEPVMRGCGRLWEVLFVDDGSSDGSLDILREIGAGARGAVRVIELARNFGQHSAILAGFRQSRGDVVVTLDADLQNPPEEIPRLLAAIDAGADVVGGWREERRDHAYRRYASRLHNRLTSMIVGVPMHDYGCMLRAYRRHIVDTVVACDEKAAFVPALANSFAKRVVEIPVGHDERQGGQSKYNLFRLAHLSLNLVTGFSLMPIQAVSLAGLLVFVLDTLFAFLLVAHRILYGPQEEGALWTLFAVAFFVLGFILLSIGLIGEYIGRIYIEVRKRPTYIVRAVHGDEPEPAARR